From Ictalurus punctatus breed USDA103 chromosome 2, Coco_2.0, whole genome shotgun sequence:
tgtatgcgtTGTCAGAAAAAGAGTTCTTGCCACTTCCTGTCTCAGGCCTCATGCTCAAATCTAAGGGTTAAATATGATACCAGTGCATCATGTTTGCTAAAATGTGTGAAAAGTCTGAAAACCAGGTGCAGAGAAGACATGTCTGGGCATCGTCTGTAGCGCCgtcatcttttaaaaaatgacgTAACTGCATCCAGTCCCATCAGCGCATGGTCGTGAACATGCAGTGTCTTAGAGCCTACCGAGCCTACCGAGCCTACCTTCTGAAATCTTATTGTAGCTCCATTATTACTTTAATAAGAATGAAACCTGGTTGGTGAATGAAACAGAAGGGTGGTGGTATGTGTTGCCTTCCTGGCATTCACTCGTATGGTCTGAAATATAGTAGGGTGAAAAGTACTAATCCCGGAGGGGCTTCAGTTGTGGTTAGCACAAGTGGAGAAAAGAGGTTACAGTGTCGAAGTGTGAGTCAACTGGTGCAGTTTTGcatttgttctgtgtgtgtgtatctgtgtatgtatgtgtggaaAATAAAGCTATTTAAATTTCAACTGGGTGTGAACTGACTGTTAAAAAGTTCCTTTAGAGCACAGAAATCATTCCGTAGAAGTGCTATAGGAACATCTTGTTTATTTTCTGAGTATTTACAGTAGAATTACGCAGGGGTGTGTATACAAGTTTTCAGTATGCACAAGGTGGCATGATGTATAGTAAAGTAAATAAGCTTGGGTTAAAGATCTTAACAAACTCTGCTTTGTTTGTGAGTGAAGCATCAAAGCTGGGCTATAAATGGCCTAAACGTTGGTGTAGTGCTCCTAAATGACTTTACAGATGTTAGGAGATCGGCGAAAAGGAAACGAAATGCACAGTAAAGTCACGTATAAATCCGAATTTGTGCGTTATATATGCTTCATGTGAACCTTCATGTCACATTCATAAGCATtgagtaaatgttttattaaggAACATGCCAACGTTAAAGGAAATTCATAAGCGACACAGGGGTAGAGTTACTGCTGTCGCACCATTACCAAGGCGATGTGTTTTGTACGCaattataattgttttatttattaacaggaTGTCATAGGGTTTATCCATTTctaattacatttcattttgtttaatgttCTGAGAAACTAGTTAGTTAACGTAAGGTCGTTACGTTATGTTACAGCGGCGGTAAGCAGTCATTCCCTCCTCGGactctgttttttctctctggaTGTCAGCAAACAAACTCTTCCTTAAACATCTTTTCTTtgctcctctgtcctgaagatgtgggaaaactttGTTCTGttataaagtgctgacactggataCTTCTTCCATATGTGTTACATAAAGTCTCCTTCTTGGGAAAATAACTTCACTACATAAATGTTGattaatctttttaaaaaaatttttattattattattattattttttttatcagtgttGCGTCCGTGAAATGACTTCCTGTGAACTGGCTGTtagtatagaaatgataatgataatataaaCCCAGTGATTTACAGCTGTCACAGCTGCttttatagagaattaatcaacaccttctgaccaatcagtgtCCGGaatagcactgtggtataactaGTGATGACAGGTTTGTTAgatagtgtatatattttaacttcttcacacccacactcagcaagagatggtgtgtgtgtgtgtgtgtgtgtgtgtgtgtgtgtgtgtaagaggttCTTCAGGGAAACACAGAAGTCTCTTTTCCTGGAAGTGATTTTGCACTTTCATGTGTGTTCCTCATACTGAGCAGGTAGAGTGAAGCctcgatcacacacacacacacacacacacacacacacacacccctacaaaGTGTATCTTGGGACTAAAGAAAAGCTATAAATTAATTTATGTATTAATCTAATGATTGTGATTTCATGTTTCTGCTTTACAAACTGAATAAAAAcgtagatttttttaaaaatatatatatatatttgcattcaTATTCAAACAGGTAGCTTGTTTCTCAGAAGGCCTCAGTTCCTTGAAGCAAAATCAGATTATATGTGGAAATAACATTAACCAGTGGAGTTCGCCAGAAATCATTTTTCCACTTACATAAAATGTGCCAGTGTGTTTAAAAGCATTtctataaaacacaaaacaagcgGTGCTGTTGTGTAATATAATAATCTCAAACATTCTTCATTTTATTTCGTTAATTCTACTTTGACCtgacttgctttttttttttgtcaactgtGAAAAGCTTGCTGGTATCTGGAACTCGACACAGACTCCCATTCCACCTCCTTATCTGATTACACTCAGAAATAAAATCCAACCAGTGTTAAATTAAACACCAGTCACACAGCCTTTCATCTGAAGTCTCTCTTCGCCTGAAATCTTTCACCAGAACTCTCACATTCAGTCGAGTTCTTCGGAAGATACCCATCCAGGCCCTGAAAGATTCGAAAAAGATAACACACATCTGCTTTGTTCTCGAGCTGATTTCCGTCATGGGCCACCACACTCAGTTTCACCCCGGGGTGCTTCTCAGTAAGCACTTACGCTTTCAAGACAGTGTGGTgattcaaaaaaaagaaaaaaaaagaagaagaacaagcaGGAAGCTTTCAAGAACTCATTCATGAGTCACAAGAAATTCATAACACCGTCATTATGTGCAGAACCTGTAACTGAGACTGTCTCAGAGTGATATtacaggggggaaaaatcaGGAAAGTATGCTGGATCCAACTTTATGATCTATTCtataactattaaaaaaattctacagCTATATATCAAAAATACAATTATGTACCTCTACAAATAAATTCTACatctataaaatgtatatattttaacactttaaccattcaaactttaaacaatggtgaaaaaaatctGGCAAAGCAATCGTAcgacttcaaatatatttcaagAAAATCTTATATAAAAAGATTTCTACAACTTCAAATAAAATGATACGTTCTacaaccatttaaaaataataacctattattattgttattaaaactTCATAATCTATAACTACAGCttccctttcctttttctcttccAACCCCGGAAACACATTCAAGCTCCACGGACAAACCAAACATATCTCGGTAAAAGAAATCACTTCCTCCTGCGTCAAACACTATTACCATCGATAATCTACAGTTTACGGTACGGCAACACCCAAGACACAAGGCTTTATCTCGATCTTACTCACTTTCTGAGTAAAGCAATTTattggcactgtgtgtgtgtatgtgtgtgtgtgtgtgtgtttgtgttcctcAACAGGCTCCGCCCGCCCTCTGTTTCTTGTAAATGTGTCTATGAGCCATGAAGAGATTACGGTCACTGTAGCTCCGCCCCTCAACCTTGTATCTACCCAAATGAGTCAGTCTAGCACGTGTGTCATTTCAGGAATGCAGGTACATCAAGAGACGTAATCTGGATGACAaggttgatttaaaaaaaaaaaaaaaagccacaaagAACAAGGTAACAATGACATAGTGAGAACATTTCCCTGTTCTTGATCCACTTTCAGTTGAGTGACAAAATTATTAGGAAGGGCTTTAAATATAGACACAATACACTGGAAAGTTACTCAAAAGGAATTTTATAATTCCAGTTGAATTACTTCTCTGATTGAATCGGCGTACTGTGAGTGAGTAAGCAGCGTTGGACGGCCTCAGAGTGTCGAAATTTCTTTTACTTAATGAAATCCAACACTATAGGACTTATAATAGCTTAATAACTCGTAATATCTTTAAGAATCTATAAAAAGGTTACAGTTTCTTTTAGGAAGCTTCCTGAAATTCCTGACGGCACTCCTAGAAGATCTCCCAGAATACCTCTGTTTTCACAAAGTGAAAGTAAGACGTTCTGAAACACACTCTGTTTAAAACCACACAAATCTGAAGCGTGTTCTTTGTGTGCGCTTTGGCCGTGAGGCGAAATCGAACATTACaacctcttttctttttctttgtcttttcccCTCCCAGTGTAGACAAGTGATGGaataaaacaagcaaaataaaaagcCAGATGTGTTTTTTCAAaggtttaaaaatacattttattattattattattattattataaaaatactgATGGAGAAATATAGCTTTTTGCATAGCAAAAATATAATCACAGGAAGCAGTGTGACTCCCTGCATGATAGTGTAAACATTCAAAGATGACGTAAACTTCCAACTGTTCAAGTCTTTCCAAAATGTGCTACAAAGTGCGTGTTTGGTGCCGGCAAGTATGGCAAGCATATTTCCTTAGCGGTGTGTTAATGCGTCCGAGTCTTCAGAGCCGATACGGAAAAGAGCGGAGGAAGTCTTTGACGATGGGATTGACCGGAAGTTCTTCGATAGACTGCGCTCCAGACACTTCTATAATCCGTTTGCGGCACAGTTCCTGGAGCGAGCGTACCGGCTGCTTCCTGCATGGCCGCAGCAGGATCTTCTTAGCAGGGCTGGTGTAGTGTTCCAACAGCTGGAAGAGCGTCTCGAACGACACCTTGCTCCCCATGAGACTGAAGCGCAAGCCCTGGAAGTGTATGCGAACGCTGGCGGGACCTGAAGACGCCCTGTAGCTCAGTGTAAAGTAAAAGTTTGTCTGTTGACTGTCCCGGATCAGGAAAGTTCCCACGGGTTCATTCTTGAGCTTGTGATGGGCCTCCTCGACTTTCATGGCCCCCCAGTAGAATCCACTCTCCTCTAGCATAGATTTGGTCTCGTTGATGATCTTGTATTCGCTCTCATTCCTGAACAAGCGGAAGTGCGTGCGGTTTTCGGGGTGCAAGACCGGGGCTTGGTGATCCGCTGACGTGCCTGACGTGTCTTCCACGGCGCCGTGCGCTACCATCCTACAGGGAAGACCAGCTCCTGGCGCTGTCTTCCATAGCGTAGCGTCAGAAAGGTCATCTAGGCGAGGATCATGAGGTCTGAtaggagggaaagagaaaatatatatatatatattatagtttGCACTACAAAAGTCAGAAGCACAAAACTCTGATTTCAGACACTAAACAGCGGTGTACCGGCgtgttttatattcaaatatccAGATGCAAATAACTCTACAGATCAGTTTCTGTTTCCCTGAGTTTCATATCAGGAGAAGGGGCTGTGCTGACACTGCTGTAGTTCCCATTACACTGGAAATGGAAAGGGTTTGATTCTGATTCGTAACTGATTTGAATTTTTATGACGGTTTGAACCTTTTGAATAAGTTCATCAGGAATTCGATATCTGACAGCTCTCTGGGGTTTGGATGCTAGCTGGAGGCCAATAACTATAATTAATCTGTCTGAGAAACTCTCAAATCCTCAACTCCCACCAGATGGTTGCCGTAACACTCATAAACTTGTTTGGAAACACTGAAAAATAGGGGgattttttttcgtttttttttttttttttttatatactaaTTTAAACCGAGTTGAATTACTTTTAttaacagaacagaacaaaaacTGTAAGGGAAATAAAGCATTTGGTGCACAATTGACCTCACATTCTGGTACGGTTTCAAACACACCAGCCTGAATTTCCATAAAAGTTGGTGTTGGAACATCTCACTGTCTGAAATTTCATCTCCAGTGTTTACAGTCCAACCCTGTGGGAGCGGACAGGACTTAGTCCCTAGACGCATGTAAAGAAAGCTTAGCAACAATACTGTTTCTTTTCAGAAGTGAAGTTTCTGAGGTTCAGGTTTCACGTAATTCCAGGAGGCATCCTCACAGATTTTTCCAGGAACTTGCAGCAGAACATTGTGTTCACGCACTCTGCGTGAGAAATCCTCTGCAGTCAAACTTTAACTACTGAGTGTACTACTCGGTCACTACTAACTCTGACAGGAGCTCATTAAGGAATACAGTCAGAGATTAAGTTCAGACGCTGAAGTTGTGCTCAAtcttagctctctctctctctctctcacacacacacacacacaaacacacacacacacaaacacacacacagcggatATCTGGCTTTAATTGGCTCTGTATGCGCGGTTTGAAAATCCGGGTTTTGGTGTGAAAAAGTAGCACAGCGGTCTTACCGTTCAGCACAGCCTGTAACAGAGAGCAGGAGACCGGGGAAACATGGCGTCTGTTCGGGCTGTGTATGAACTCCACACCGCGCTGAGTTAAGTCCATTGGCCTAAAGCCTGAGCTCTGGTCTGCATTAGTTTCCACGCGAGCTCGCTAACTGCAGTGCGTTTTATTAAGCAGCCTAAAGctccaccccctctctctctctctccccctctctctctctctctctctcacacacacacacagcgtttcCCGGAAAGTTTGCTTTCGCTTTAGCTTCAAGCTCTTCTCTGAAATCGAGAGGTTGTACTTCAAACCACAGCCACACACAGTGTCAACACGCGAGCCATGGTTACCATGAcgaccatatatatatatatatatatatatatatatatatatatatatatatatatatataatatctctctctcatgtatgtatatatatatatatatataaacacacacaccacacacaccacacacacacacgtacccaTAATAAAGAAAAGCTGCAGATGCATGTTGGAGGAAAAGATAAATAGGTTCCATGTTGCATGCGTGTGGATGGTTCCACTATGGCAGAAAAGAACCATAGAggaattgtattttatttgtgcgtttgtttgtttgtttgtttgtttgtttgcttattagttgttgttgtttttttttttgcacatagtTTTGAGCCTCTTATCATTTAGTTTTTATGTGCAAAGATGATCATctatgctatttatttatttgtttgtttggctgTTTATTTATGCGTGCATGCATGTTGATATGTACATgctctatatggccaaaagtatgtggacacccgatgATAACACCCATACAGACACCATAGAGCAGAGAGCCCGTGGACACGTTCATGCACACTTAtggaaaatgaattaaaagctGCTTCCTTGCAGCACGTCTGTggtgtatgttttatttttaaacccccccccccccccccacctccaaGATCAGCTGAATGATGCACCACCCCTAAACTGCAGCAAGAATATTGCTATATTTTGTTCCAAAATAATATTTCCTTATCACTGTGCaccttaatgtttttttttttttctcttatttataaatacattggAATGTTATTTTTAGTTTTGGTGTAACATTTTATCCTAATCTGTTGACATAATAAAATACACTTTACTTttaaagtatgtggacacctgaccatcattcATCCATATGTTGTTCTTCTTCAAAGTGTGACCACAATGTTGGGAAAACACACCGAGCGTATAGGACGTTTCTGTACACTGTATCATTAAaaattcccttcactggaactaagaggcccaaacctgttccagcatgaaagtgcacagagcgagctccatgaacacatgctgtgttaaggttggaagaaggtggaagaactcgagtgtcctgcacagccttgttcaacaagcacatatgggtgtgatggtcaggtgtgcacaaacttgtcgctatatatgtgtgtatgtgtctctgtATATATGCATATCTATGATCCCATAGTTATTCATAATGGTAACAGTCTACAAAGCCAACATGCTGTTAAAAATAATCTAATGATATTAAAATATGAGACTTAATATGTAGAGCCTAATCTTCACAGTAAGTAGTCTTATATGCTTATTAGAAATCTTTACCATGGTTTATTATTCTTTCATTTCAACTTCTGTGTGACTGCAGGAGATTATAACACGTCACTGAATCGATTTCGAGTTTATTAGAGCAGATATTTTATGAGGAAGTCCTGTTCAGTTCACACTGTGTCATGTCGCCAGACTGTTGCGTTATAACACCTAAAAGTTCTGCAATGAgaacagagctgctgttagttTTATTTCTGAACAGCAAAGATGTTTAGTGTTTATGTTCTCCTGTGTTGATGGACGTGCATTCAAACCTCTACCCAACACAGGTTAATTATGGACTTGGTGGGGCATGCAACAAGACAAGCCTTGAGGTATTCACTGGGACATGTAACTACGTGTAGTTAGTTCTCTTTAACAGCTGCTTCTAACAATGATTTCATTCTGAAACTGAAATGCCTTATACACACATGCGTGCACGCACAGTCAGTTTGAGTCAAGTTGCCTTTATGCATATGGCTGCTTTCATTTCTCTAGCGTTTCTCAGAAATGCTCATGTTTACCGCACGGTGGCATGGacgttttttttcctctttcacatATGGCAGATTAGATAATATCATAGCATGCATCGCATGAGTAACTGCAGTTCCTCTGAGTATGTGGTTCACTTCTAAGCAACTGGGTTCTTTTGGGGAAATTgggatttttgttatttattgcattatattttgtaatttttttctgaatagATTGATGCAGATAGATTTAGACaactgtgtgttttatttattctgcaTTTAAGCTAAAGATATTAAAGTCAGTATAGGATATTTTTTTCAGGTATTTTTGCTTAGCTGATTACACTAAGACAGGGCTTGTGCATGTTTGCTCTGACATACGATTAGTGTAAAGTTAACGTAATGTTGGAGTAAGGTTAATGTAATTTCTTTGTCCCCAAAGTACACATCCCTACTGAAAAAAGCAATAGAagccatcacagaaattctaatggttccttctacaaataccattacaaatcatcagttagccattaaaaccattactattacaattattggtccttaatggtatccactagacataatatgccaccaatagaaggcaacaaattaccagtagagatccAGGGGGACCATTgcaatttccattaaaaccattacaaattctatgaggcttactattggtttttttttcagcagggatgtaAAGtctgtttgattttctttttattttgatttgtttcaaatgttctttttagtaacacttacttttccagccttttattgccccgtcccaacttttttgagacatgctgCAGCCATCAAATTGAAACTTATCTAGTTCTTTCCTTGATATGGCACGtgtcctcagtttaaacatttgatatgttttctgtattctatgggtttatgatatttgcaaatcattgcattctgtttttatttacattttacacagcatcccaacttttttggaattggggttttaAAAAAGTGCAGCATAAATTATTGAAACAGTACATTTGTAGTCATAAACGTTTCTCATTCGTCCCTTTTACAGTCCCCTTAAACCTGATATGCCACAGTTGTGCCAAATATAtgcaataaacaatgcaaaataaaaaatagttcaTTTGactcattataataataattattattctgcATGCATGCTTGACCCTGAACAGGTAATTAAACGAGGTTACTAGGTCACAGTGGGAAACACAGTTTGTGTGCGTACTtgagtatgtgtatataaagcTATGTGTGGTCTCTGTTTCTCATATCATTTCACAGTGCTTTTACaggaaagtgaaagtgaaagtgcaGCTGGTGTTCGTCATCCTACCAGCAGATGCCACTGTTTCCTAAAACTAAAATTGCAGACATTTctcaggctctctctctctctctctctctctctctctctctctctctctctctcgctctctctctcgctctctctctcgctctcttttttatttttttttttaaaaaagagataaaaaaaaagaatcactgcaattaaaaaaaagaatcactgCAATTAGTTGAAGGAGCTCATAGCATTTAGTTGTATCtttttaatgagtctttattggtcacatatacattacagcacagtgaaattcttttcttcacatatatTCTCCAGCATGttagggtcagagtgcagggtcagccatgatacagcccccctggagcagaggggGTTAGGGGCCTtgacagtggtagcttggtagtgctggggcttgaacccctggcGCTTGAACCCCTTGAAccccttctgatcagtaacccagagccttaaccactaagccaccactgctccaATGTTTATACAGTAATGTTATTAGTGCTTGTTAATATTTCTTGGAATTTCTTATCATTTTATGTAGATATGGTGCATGAAGTACACACAGTTATGTGCAGCTCATACCGTGCCATGTCACCAGACTGTGACACCAGAAAGTGCTGCCATGAGAACAGAACCGCTGTTAGTTTCATTTCTGGACAGCAGAGACGTTTAGTAAACACTCCTTTGTACTCTGCTTTTGTGGATGGACGTGCATTCAAACCTCTAGCCTAACCCCATTCAaaccactaaccctaaccctacccaaACGGAACTTTAATTATCATTACATGACTTTATTCtcaataacaaataacaaatcaGCGATTAAGATCTTACCCCACTATTCATTCTGGTTATCTGCCCTGCTGGATTCACTCCCGAGAGCAATCTTTATCAATATGTTTTCTTTTGAGTGAAAATTGGTCTAAAATCCAAGCTTTGAGGAGAGTATTTCTTTTATATCACACAGTCCATCAGGGAATTGCATCGAAGAATAAAGCTTTACTGTAAAAGCAAATTGAATGCAAGTgataaaagtttatttaatcCAGGTTTAAGCTTTTCTTTTGTTGGTGCAACCCAGAACTACAGCTTGAGCAAAACATCACTGTTAAAAGTGTTTAAACATAATTACTGTCTAGGTTTCCAAGAAATTCCGTGCAGACTTTCTGGGAGTTTCattaaagcaacacaaaaggATGCTTCAGTTAGAATGCAGTGCTAAGAATTGGATTCAGTTCTTTGTTTCTGCTTTCGGTCACTTTCACATTCAACACAATTCCCACAAGTCACATGATCTACCTTCAACTCTTATACCATAAAAACCACGTCAACCCTCTCCCTGGTTATTTATCATAAACTCCTCCCTACTGTAAGTCTAGCGCATTACATAGGGACAATAAATTATTGCTAGGGGACATTTGTTATCTGACCTTAGTCTGCTCTTGTGCTGTGTTTCTTTGAACTTGACTCAATGTCTGTGAATTCATTTCCTAAGAATTCACTCCTGAGAGTGTCCTTATTTCACATCATGCCACATCTTAATGTGATGAGCtgcttttagtttttatttctttatattccAGATTTTAATCAAGGAGGAGCTATAGCACTTTTGTTCAGCTTAACAACAACTCGTGTGCAGCAGTATATAGTCTTGAAAAGTCCCACCAAAGCAACGAGCCCTTATGGGCTCCAGTTCTAAAGAGTATAcacttttaaaaagaataacatAGAACATTTATTGGTTCCCCAGAGTAATACCCTTTAGAAAACATTTACGagttctatttttttatttacaatcttagaaaatctgatgattaaAGAGCTTTTCACTTCCAATAACGGTTCTACTTAGAACCCTTTCTTATAGGATTTGTTTTACAATTTGTTCTAGGGTTTTACACAGAACCATTAATGGTTCCCCGGAGTAACAACCCTTAAGAACCCCTTAAGGGTTCTAATTTTGTATTTACAATCTTAGAAAAAAGTTTCTTTAAGGGCTCATTAATGATCAAAGCTGGTTTAACTTCCAAAAAGGGTTCTATTTACAACCTATTATGATAGGTAAGACTTTATTACATAGAATTCTTAAGGGCCTTTaaagatttctctctctctctctctctctctctctctctctctctctctctctctctctctctctctctctctctctctcttttattttatttatttattttttgctatttggaaccctttctgacagtaaaacactttttttgttgGCTTTTACATAGAACTCTCTACAGTTATTCCAAAGGGACTCATTTTTAAAGATTATAAACTCTAATGGTTCTttaacttacatttacatttattcatttagcagaagcttttatccaaagcgacttacaaatgagaaaaatacaagcaaagcgatatatcaagcggagaacaatacaagtagtgctaccatacaggatctgttaattgagttccagaggaagcaaagtgcacagagtagaggagTAAGtgcaaaatttatatatatatatatatattatgggatggttaggtgttcacgtaagaggtgggtctttagctgttttttgaagatggtgagagattctgtagtccggattgagattggaagtgcattccaccactgaggaacagttagtgtgaaggttctggaaagggaccctGCGCCACactgagtgggaactactaaacgttggacgctaatcgatcgcagattgtgtgagggaacgtagggcttcaggagagagttgtgGTAGGGGGGTgttgttcctgacaaggtcttgtaggtgagcatcaaggccttgaacttgatgcgggcagctacaggaagccagtggagggagatgaagaggggtgtgacatgggttctcttgggctggttgaagtaGAGGcatgctgcagcattctgaatcatttgaaggggtttgatggagctggctgggaggcttgaaagcagtgagttgcagtagtccagtttagagataacaagagcctggactagtatctgtgtagcctgttcggtgatgtagggtcggattttcttgatgttgtaaaggatgaacctacaggaccttgcagttgttgagatgtggtctgtaaaggtcaagctgtcatcaagaatcaccccaaggttcctggccgtcctggttggcttgagtgtggttgagctgagctgtacagtgaggttgtggttgattgagggataggctgggatgacgagaagctcagattttgccaggttgagcttaagatggtgttccctcatccagaccgagatgtccgaaaggcaaacagagatgcgtgcagagacggatggatcgtcaggctggaaggacaaatggagctgggtgtcatcagcatagcaatgatatgagaagccatgagacacaatcacctgccctagagatgtagtgtagatagaaaagaggagtggaccgaGAACTAacccctgtggaacaccagttgtgagttgctgagtttcagaaatacctcccctccaggataccttgaaggatctgtcagagagatagggattccacccagcgcagaaccgttccagtgatgcccaggctggagagagttgacaggaggatctgatggttcacagtgtcgaaagcagcagacaggtcaagtaggatgaggacagatgatctagaggttgct
This genomic window contains:
- the socs1a gene encoding suppressor of cytokine signaling 1a, translated to MVAHGAVEDTSGTSADHQAPVLHPENRTHFRLFRNESEYKIINETKSMLEESGFYWGAMKVEEAHHKLKNEPVGTFLIRDSQQTNFYFTLSYRASSGPASVRIHFQGLRFSLMGSKVSFETLFQLLEHYTSPAKKILLRPCRKQPVRSLQELCRKRIIEVSGAQSIEELPVNPIVKDFLRSFPYRL